One window from the genome of Amycolatopsis sp. NBC_01480 encodes:
- a CDS encoding helix-turn-helix transcriptional regulator: MRASRLLSVLLLLQNRGRMTADELAAELEVSVRTVYRDIDALSASGVPVYADRGRTGGYQLVDGYRTRLTGMTEEEAQSLSLAGLPGAAAELGLGTVLAAAQLKLHAALPKELRSRAGRVAERFYLDVPGWHRGIESLPHLSAVADAVWSAHRIRIRYERWGRQVVERELEPLGLILKGGNWYLAGRCDGADRTYRVSRVQELEDLGEPFERPPDFDLAAYWQEWSAQFEKRMYPTAAKVRLSSRAQALVPFYLGSVGARALRSAVDGGAEPDEDGWLTMELPVESGEPAIGELLRFGPHLEVLEPADLRARLAKAIEEMGAVYG, encoded by the coding sequence ATGCGCGCCAGCCGGCTCCTGTCCGTCCTCCTGCTGCTGCAGAACCGCGGCCGGATGACGGCCGACGAGCTGGCGGCCGAGCTGGAGGTGTCCGTGCGCACCGTGTACCGCGACATCGACGCGCTGTCGGCGTCCGGCGTCCCGGTGTACGCGGACCGCGGCCGCACCGGCGGCTACCAGCTCGTCGACGGTTATCGCACGCGCCTGACCGGGATGACCGAGGAGGAGGCGCAGTCCCTCTCGCTCGCCGGGCTGCCGGGGGCGGCCGCCGAGCTGGGGCTCGGCACGGTGCTCGCGGCGGCCCAGCTCAAGCTGCACGCGGCGCTGCCGAAGGAGCTGCGCAGCCGCGCGGGACGCGTCGCCGAACGCTTCTACCTGGACGTGCCCGGCTGGCACCGCGGCATCGAAAGCCTGCCGCACCTTTCGGCCGTCGCGGACGCGGTGTGGTCGGCGCACCGCATCCGGATCCGGTACGAGCGCTGGGGCCGTCAGGTGGTCGAGCGGGAGCTGGAGCCGCTGGGCCTGATCCTCAAGGGCGGCAACTGGTATCTCGCCGGCCGGTGCGACGGCGCCGACCGCACGTACCGCGTTTCCCGCGTCCAGGAGCTGGAGGATCTCGGCGAGCCGTTCGAGCGGCCGCCGGACTTCGACCTCGCGGCGTACTGGCAGGAATGGTCGGCGCAGTTCGAAAAGCGTATGTATCCGACGGCCGCGAAGGTGCGGCTTTCGTCGCGCGCGCAGGCTCTCGTACCGTTCTACTTGGGCAGTGTCGGCGCGCGGGCGCTGCGCTCGGCCGTCGACGGCGGCGCGGAACCCGACGAAGACGGCTGGCTCACCATGGAGCTGCCGGTCGAGTCGGGGGAGCCCGCGATCGGCGAGCTGCTGCGGTTCGGGCCGCATCTGGAAGTGCTCGAACCGGCGGACCTGCGGGCGCGGCTCGCGAAGGCGATCGAGGAGATGGGCGCGGTGTATGGGTGA
- a CDS encoding winged helix DNA-binding domain-containing protein: MLDVSRQQVMAYRIAEHGLHRGSADPLELAVFDLGLQDSMRDTALLGLAARSAGPVVPTTLAEDPRLTLVWSHRGAPHFHRRADLPELVASLVPLDEADALARMLWQQKELQATGLSAVDVLFTTARALRKVVTKTMSKGAASTAVTKLLPDSFSYACRGCQATHVYEQLMRVAALHGGLRLEADQSPATLAPLEDRGRVSTRPDPAAASRVLERYLRLNGPATQGDAAGFAGTAKSVLKQTWPDDLVEVRVDGRRASLPADRVAALENPPSPSLVRLLPPWDPFTQARDKSVLVPDKAYAKEVWKILGSPGALLVDGELLGTWRAKASGKRLTLTIAPFTPLQRADRTAAEDEAARVATARGYDTHTVTWA; the protein is encoded by the coding sequence GTGCTCGACGTGTCACGCCAGCAGGTCATGGCGTACCGGATCGCCGAACACGGCCTGCACCGCGGCTCGGCGGACCCGCTCGAGCTGGCCGTGTTCGACCTCGGGCTCCAGGACAGCATGCGTGACACGGCGTTGCTCGGCCTCGCCGCGCGTTCGGCCGGGCCGGTGGTCCCCACGACGCTGGCCGAAGACCCCCGCCTGACGCTGGTGTGGTCGCACCGCGGCGCACCGCACTTCCACCGGCGCGCGGACCTGCCGGAGCTGGTCGCGTCGCTGGTCCCGCTGGACGAGGCGGACGCGCTGGCCCGGATGTTGTGGCAGCAGAAGGAACTACAGGCCACCGGACTGTCCGCAGTGGACGTTCTCTTCACCACCGCGCGGGCGCTGCGCAAGGTCGTGACGAAGACGATGTCCAAGGGCGCCGCGAGCACCGCGGTGACGAAGCTGCTGCCGGACTCGTTCTCGTACGCGTGCCGGGGCTGTCAGGCCACGCACGTCTACGAGCAGCTCATGCGGGTCGCCGCACTGCACGGCGGCCTCCGCCTGGAGGCCGACCAGTCCCCCGCGACGTTGGCACCGCTGGAGGACCGCGGACGGGTCTCGACGCGCCCGGACCCGGCCGCCGCGTCCCGCGTCCTGGAGCGGTACCTGCGCCTGAACGGCCCCGCGACCCAGGGCGACGCCGCCGGTTTCGCGGGCACGGCGAAGAGCGTGCTCAAGCAGACCTGGCCCGACGACCTGGTCGAGGTCCGGGTGGACGGCCGCCGCGCCTCCCTGCCCGCGGACCGGGTCGCCGCGCTGGAGAACCCGCCGTCGCCGTCGCTGGTCCGGCTGTTGCCGCCGTGGGACCCGTTCACGCAGGCGCGCGACAAGTCCGTGCTGGTCCCGGACAAGGCGTACGCCAAGGAGGTCTGGAAAATCCTCGGCAGCCCCGGCGCCCTGCTCGTCGACGGTGAGCTGCTGGGCACCTGGCGCGCGAAGGCGAGCGGCAAGCGGTTGACCCTGACGATCGCTCCGTTCACGCCGCTCCAGCGCGCGGACCGCACGGCCGCCGAGGACGAAGCGGCACGCGTGGCCACCGCACGCGGCTACGACACGCACACCGTGACCTGGGCTTAA
- a CDS encoding siderophore-interacting protein has protein sequence MISLNYHRGRVTAVRRLTPRMARITFAAPSLAAAGPVAPDGYLKVFFPLPGEAEPRLPPPVNGEVASWYRGSYLAMPDDVRPPMRTYTVRAARPGTGEVDVDFVLHEDDGGQASGWAAQAGVGDAVAFLGPHGLYDVPADTGWQLLVGDLTALPAIGAILESLPASTRAVVYVEVPDRQERQAFETRGAVELHWIINSGRRHGEALLDAVRAADLPGGVPYAWVSGEAGVVKQVRRHLVRERGFDKRAICFTGYWRQGMSEEAVGRANVAESA, from the coding sequence ATGATTAGCTTGAACTACCACCGCGGCCGGGTCACCGCGGTCCGCCGGCTGACGCCGCGCATGGCCAGGATCACGTTCGCCGCGCCGAGCCTCGCCGCCGCCGGGCCGGTCGCGCCTGACGGCTACCTGAAGGTCTTCTTCCCGCTCCCCGGCGAAGCCGAGCCCCGGCTGCCGCCGCCGGTGAACGGCGAGGTGGCGTCCTGGTACCGCGGCAGCTACCTGGCGATGCCGGACGACGTGCGGCCGCCGATGCGCACGTACACCGTGCGCGCCGCCCGCCCCGGCACCGGCGAGGTGGACGTCGATTTCGTGCTGCACGAGGACGACGGCGGCCAGGCTTCCGGGTGGGCGGCGCAGGCCGGCGTGGGCGACGCGGTCGCGTTCCTCGGCCCCCACGGCCTGTACGACGTGCCGGCGGACACCGGCTGGCAGCTGCTGGTCGGTGACCTGACGGCGTTGCCCGCCATCGGCGCGATCCTCGAGTCGCTGCCGGCCTCGACGCGCGCGGTCGTGTACGTCGAGGTCCCGGATCGTCAGGAACGCCAAGCATTCGAGACGCGCGGCGCGGTCGAGCTGCACTGGATCATCAACAGCGGCCGCCGCCACGGCGAGGCCCTCCTGGACGCCGTCCGCGCCGCCGACCTCCCCGGCGGCGTGCCGTACGCCTGGGTTTCCGGCGAGGCGGGAGTGGTGAAGCAGGTCCGCCGTCACCTGGTGCGCGAGCGCGGCTTCGACAAGCGCGCGATCTGCTTCACCGGGTACTGGCGTCAAGGGATGAGCGAGGAAGCCGTGGGCCGCGCGAACGTGGCCGAGAGCGCCTGA
- a CDS encoding DUF3224 domain-containing protein: MSTFTMKNWEEHLASGAEGQPRVAYAHATMAYTGVIEAESICDYLLYYAGEGYDGGDTTSPGYERFDGTVDGRRGTFVVRHEVGFDPKGIQSKFEVVPGSATGELAGLTGTGSVDGVMGEPAMSYTFDYRL, translated from the coding sequence ATGAGCACATTCACCATGAAGAACTGGGAAGAGCACCTGGCCAGCGGCGCCGAAGGGCAGCCGCGGGTGGCGTACGCGCACGCCACGATGGCGTACACCGGCGTGATCGAAGCCGAGTCGATCTGCGATTACCTGCTGTACTACGCGGGTGAGGGCTACGACGGCGGCGACACCACGTCGCCCGGCTACGAGCGCTTCGACGGCACCGTGGATGGCCGTCGCGGCACCTTTGTCGTGCGGCACGAGGTCGGCTTCGACCCGAAGGGCATCCAGTCGAAGTTCGAGGTCGTGCCCGGCTCCGCGACCGGGGAGCTGGCCGGGCTCACCGGCACGGGCTCGGTGGACGGCGTGATGGGTGAGCCGGCCATGTCCTACACCTTCGACTACCGGCTCTGA
- a CDS encoding MGMT family protein, giving the protein MDDELHERIRAVIADVPAGTVATYGDIATLSGAPSPRLVGRVLAEDGHDLPWQRILRANGTPAPHLAHEQLERLRGEGVLADGQRVDLRKYRWRPDGVVEEDGPDGLFC; this is encoded by the coding sequence ATGGACGACGAACTGCACGAGCGGATCCGCGCGGTCATCGCCGACGTGCCCGCGGGGACCGTCGCGACATACGGGGACATCGCGACGCTGTCGGGCGCGCCCTCGCCCCGGCTGGTCGGCCGGGTCCTCGCCGAAGACGGCCACGACCTGCCGTGGCAACGGATCCTGCGCGCGAACGGCACCCCGGCGCCCCATCTGGCGCACGAGCAGCTGGAGCGCCTGCGCGGCGAGGGCGTGCTCGCCGACGGTCAGCGCGTCGACCTGCGCAAGTACCGCTGGCGCCCGGACGGTGTGGTCGAGGAGGACGGCCCGGACGGGTTGTTTTGCTGA
- a CDS encoding uroporphyrinogen-III synthase produces the protein MGELDGVRIGVTAERRADDLIGALTRAGAEVRHAPTITIVDLPDDPQLRDGTGEVLAEPVDFTAVTTGAGFRGWLSAAEGWGLRQPLLDAFSASRIFARGPKAVGALRGAGLREEFSAPGESNAELFGSLVDAGVAGARVAIQLHGTPLPEYTKLLTDAGASLVTVQPYRWHSPPNTKPVFSLIHDVLSGEVEAIAFTSAPAATNFLALAGEYGRGAELLEVLRRGDVVCACVGPVTAAPLEDAGVRTVQPERQRLGALVKLLVTRLGRES, from the coding sequence ATGGGTGAGCTGGACGGGGTCCGGATCGGGGTCACGGCCGAGCGGCGGGCCGACGACCTGATCGGGGCCCTGACCAGGGCCGGCGCCGAGGTCCGGCACGCGCCCACGATCACCATCGTCGATCTGCCCGACGACCCGCAGTTGCGCGACGGCACGGGCGAGGTGCTGGCCGAGCCGGTCGACTTCACCGCCGTGACCACCGGCGCGGGCTTCCGCGGCTGGCTCTCGGCGGCCGAGGGCTGGGGCTTGCGCCAGCCGTTGCTGGACGCCTTCAGCGCGTCACGGATCTTCGCGCGCGGCCCGAAAGCGGTCGGCGCGCTGCGGGGCGCCGGGCTGCGCGAGGAGTTCTCGGCGCCGGGGGAGAGCAACGCGGAACTGTTCGGCAGCTTGGTGGACGCGGGGGTCGCGGGCGCGCGCGTCGCCATCCAGCTGCACGGCACGCCGCTGCCGGAGTACACGAAGCTGCTCACCGACGCGGGCGCGTCGCTGGTCACCGTGCAGCCCTACCGGTGGCACTCGCCGCCCAACACCAAGCCGGTTTTCTCGCTGATCCACGACGTGCTGTCCGGCGAGGTCGAGGCCATCGCCTTCACCAGCGCCCCGGCGGCGACGAACTTCCTCGCGCTGGCCGGCGAGTATGGCCGTGGCGCTGAGCTGCTGGAGGTTCTGCGGCGCGGTGACGTGGTGTGCGCCTGTGTCGGGCCGGTTACTGCGGCGCCCTTGGAGGACGCCGGCGTCCGGACTGTGCAGCCGGAACGTCAGCGTCTTGGGGCGTTGGTGAAGTTGCTGGTTACGAGGCTGGGGCGGGAAAGCTGA
- a CDS encoding ATP-dependent helicase has translation MRPPVVGAPSFTWDAGARKVLSAPAGFVRVLGGPGTGKTSLLASAAARRIADGADPESVLVLTTSRKAADTLRADITRRLTADPDQASPLPRTVSEPLVRTVHSYAFSLLRLEARAEELPAPRLLAGAEQDVVVRELLEGDLESGALDWPEQLRPALVVPGFAEELRDLLMRAAERGLGPEDLEELGGRKDREEWVAAGRFWAQYEEVTQLQGVGGNALGVRSAPALDAAELVTSALLALEDDDELRDRERARVRHLFVDDAHHLDPLQSQLIRLIGHTAAEFVVAGDPDQSVFSFRGADPSLFADADTDGDRTVMLTTSHRLAPTVREAVNRLGATLPGASQHRKLVTPQGKRGGKVRVRLMPTPAAEASWIADQLRRAHLVDGVPWTEMAVLVRSPARTFLVLQRALRAAGVPIGSATEELPLARHSAVRPLLAVLRIAAEPELLDVDLAEMLLSSALGGADPLALRRLRRGLRRLELAGGGQRSSDELLVEALRGGDILAGLADAEALPVRRVGSLLSVTNQAVQRGDGVEQVLWELWQASGLQERLLRMVERGGSLGAQADRDLDAVVALFDSAGRYVDRLPRASVAAFADYLSSQNIAGDTLAPAAIPGDGVSLLTAHASAGREWTVVAVAGVQEGAWPDLRLRGSLLGVERLVDLLSGVDDNDKVSAIAPILAEERRLFYLAASRARRTLLVTAVAGEDEQPSRFLDDLEENGADDGALDSRMKPAGRSLVLAELVGELREVVCDDKSEPGRRARAAKQLARLANAGVPGAHPSTWYGLLPPSTDRPVHGPGDLMRISPSTVEILVKCPLRWLIERHGGSDPAQLAAVTGTLVHGLAQAVAGGSTEDQIQAALDDAWVRVDAGAPWFSRRERGRVEKMLRNFVTWLETSRRELIEAGVEQDIEVELPMGDDEVRVMLRGRVDRVELDKDGRPVIVDIKTGKVPVSAADAEQHPQLAAYQLAVLLGAIEGKNTPGGARLVYVAKSNKQTGSTQRDQLPLDEDGGKQWLELVRSAANAAAGPDYQASENPDCDRCPARGCCPLRPEGRQVTGP, from the coding sequence GTGCGCCCGCCGGTCGTCGGCGCGCCTTCGTTCACCTGGGACGCGGGCGCGCGAAAGGTCCTCTCGGCCCCGGCCGGTTTCGTGCGGGTGCTCGGCGGGCCGGGCACCGGGAAGACCTCGCTGCTCGCTTCCGCGGCGGCGCGGCGCATCGCCGACGGCGCGGACCCCGAGAGCGTGCTCGTGCTGACCACTTCGCGTAAGGCCGCGGACACGCTGCGGGCCGACATCACCCGGCGCCTCACCGCCGACCCCGACCAGGCGTCGCCGTTGCCGCGCACGGTGAGTGAACCGCTGGTGCGCACAGTGCACTCGTACGCGTTCTCCCTGCTACGCCTGGAGGCGCGCGCCGAAGAGCTGCCCGCGCCCCGCCTGCTGGCCGGCGCCGAGCAGGACGTCGTCGTGCGCGAGCTGCTCGAAGGAGACCTGGAATCGGGCGCGCTCGACTGGCCCGAGCAGCTGCGCCCGGCGCTGGTCGTGCCCGGGTTCGCCGAGGAGCTGCGCGACCTGCTGATGCGCGCGGCCGAACGCGGCCTCGGCCCCGAAGACCTCGAAGAGCTGGGAGGCCGCAAGGACCGTGAGGAGTGGGTGGCCGCCGGGCGGTTCTGGGCGCAGTACGAGGAGGTCACGCAGCTGCAGGGAGTGGGCGGCAACGCGCTCGGCGTCCGCAGCGCGCCGGCGCTCGACGCGGCCGAGCTGGTCACGTCCGCGCTGCTCGCGCTTGAGGACGACGACGAGCTGCGAGACCGTGAGCGCGCCCGCGTGCGGCACTTGTTCGTCGACGACGCGCACCACCTCGACCCGCTGCAGAGCCAGCTGATCCGGCTGATCGGGCACACCGCGGCCGAGTTCGTGGTGGCCGGGGACCCGGACCAGTCCGTGTTCTCCTTCCGCGGCGCCGACCCGAGCCTTTTCGCCGACGCGGACACCGACGGGGACCGGACGGTCATGTTGACCACCTCGCACCGGCTCGCCCCGACCGTGCGCGAGGCCGTGAACAGGCTCGGCGCCACGCTGCCCGGTGCGTCCCAGCATCGGAAACTCGTGACACCGCAAGGAAAACGCGGTGGCAAGGTGCGCGTGCGGCTGATGCCGACGCCGGCCGCGGAGGCCAGCTGGATCGCCGACCAGCTCCGCCGCGCCCACCTCGTCGACGGGGTGCCGTGGACCGAGATGGCCGTGCTGGTGCGCTCGCCCGCGCGGACTTTCCTGGTGCTGCAACGGGCTCTGCGTGCCGCGGGGGTGCCGATCGGCTCGGCGACCGAGGAGCTGCCGCTGGCCCGGCACTCCGCCGTGCGGCCCTTGCTGGCCGTGCTGCGGATCGCCGCCGAGCCGGAGCTGCTGGACGTCGACCTCGCCGAAATGCTGCTCTCGTCCGCGCTCGGCGGTGCGGACCCGCTGGCGCTGCGGCGGCTGCGACGCGGCCTACGCCGGCTGGAGCTGGCCGGCGGCGGGCAGCGCTCCAGCGACGAACTGCTCGTGGAAGCCTTGCGCGGCGGCGACATCCTGGCCGGGCTCGCCGACGCGGAGGCGCTGCCCGTACGCCGGGTCGGCTCGCTGCTGAGCGTCACGAACCAGGCGGTGCAACGCGGCGACGGCGTCGAGCAGGTGCTGTGGGAGCTGTGGCAGGCCAGCGGTCTGCAGGAACGGTTGCTGCGCATGGTCGAGCGCGGCGGTTCGCTGGGCGCGCAGGCCGACCGCGACCTCGACGCCGTGGTCGCGCTGTTCGACTCGGCCGGTCGGTATGTCGACCGGCTGCCGCGGGCGAGCGTCGCGGCGTTCGCCGACTACCTGTCCTCACAGAACATCGCGGGTGACACGCTCGCGCCCGCCGCGATCCCGGGCGACGGCGTCTCGCTGCTCACCGCGCACGCCTCGGCCGGTCGCGAGTGGACAGTGGTCGCGGTCGCCGGTGTGCAGGAGGGCGCGTGGCCGGACCTGCGGTTGCGCGGATCCCTGCTGGGCGTGGAACGGCTCGTCGACCTGCTGTCCGGAGTGGACGACAACGACAAGGTCTCCGCCATCGCGCCGATCCTCGCCGAGGAGCGGCGGCTGTTCTACCTGGCCGCCAGCCGCGCGCGCCGGACGCTGCTGGTCACCGCGGTCGCGGGGGAGGACGAGCAGCCCTCGCGCTTCCTCGACGACCTGGAGGAGAACGGCGCCGACGACGGCGCGCTCGACTCGCGGATGAAGCCGGCCGGCCGCTCGCTGGTGCTGGCCGAGCTGGTCGGCGAGCTGCGCGAGGTGGTCTGCGACGACAAGTCGGAACCCGGCCGCCGGGCCCGCGCGGCCAAGCAGCTGGCGCGGCTGGCGAACGCCGGGGTGCCCGGCGCGCACCCGAGCACCTGGTACGGCCTGCTGCCGCCGTCCACCGACCGGCCGGTGCACGGGCCCGGCGACCTGATGCGGATCTCACCGTCCACAGTGGAAATCCTGGTGAAGTGCCCGCTGCGCTGGCTGATCGAGCGCCACGGCGGCAGCGACCCGGCGCAGCTCGCCGCCGTCACCGGCACGCTGGTGCACGGCCTCGCGCAGGCCGTCGCGGGCGGCAGCACCGAGGACCAGATCCAGGCGGCGCTCGACGACGCGTGGGTGCGCGTGGACGCCGGCGCCCCGTGGTTCTCCCGCCGCGAGCGCGGCCGGGTGGAGAAGATGCTGCGCAACTTCGTCACCTGGCTGGAGACCAGCCGCCGGGAGCTGATCGAGGCCGGGGTCGAGCAGGACATCGAGGTCGAGCTGCCGATGGGCGACGACGAGGTGCGGGTGATGCTGCGCGGGCGCGTCGACCGGGTCGAGCTGGACAAGGACGGCCGGCCGGTGATCGTCGACATCAAGACCGGCAAGGTGCCCGTGTCCGCCGCCGACGCCGAGCAGCACCCGCAGCTCGCCGCGTACCAGCTGGCTGTGCTGCTCGGCGCGATCGAAGGCAAGAACACGCCCGGCGGCGCGCGGCTGGTGTACGTCGCGAAGTCCAACAAGCAGACCGGCTCGACCCAGCGCGACCAGCTGCCGCTCGACGAGGACGGCGGCAAGCAGTGGCTCGAGCTGGTGCGCTCGGCGGCGAACGCCGCGGCCGGGCCGGACTACCAGGCCAGCGAGAACCCGGACTGCGACCGCTGCCCGGCGCGCGGCTGCTGCCCGCTGCGCCCGGAGGGCCGGCAGGTGACCGGACCGTGA